The following proteins come from a genomic window of Edaphobacter sp. 4G125:
- a CDS encoding carboxypeptidase-like regulatory domain-containing protein, protein MGRLKNIIALVIFICLSSALHAQATATVTGVVTDPSGSVIPDATAVLSNPSMGTDYTTTTNTAGSYRFTSIPPGPGYTLVISRSGFNSFKVENIYVNVANVVSRNATLTPGTQVEVSVSAAGQGVTLNTEDATLGNNLQVQKLDELPIQNRTSPAILFRLQPGTTLTGEVTGARYDQNYVSVDTLDVNDLATGQFGAITANAPVDSVQEFRGTVAGSTANTGLGGGGQFVLVTRSGTNNWHGQANLYHRDNSTTANDWFNNLAGIRAPKLVRNQFGGSVGGPILHDKAFFFFDYTASRIAAGAATVRKVPLPSYRSGLVSYINDNPNCDKSSRQNTTPGCISQLTAAQVRNVDPAGIGESPALFNLYNSRYPAVNDVTYGDGVNTGGFRFNAPNSDNLNIFVGRVDYNLTDKIRLWGRGTVSRENAVNAVQQFPGDPDATDFIDRSYAYVGGIDWQVSSNKFNQFTYGSTVQDYNFTQPTNKLGIDQLNFSTGSITFLDRPYSSPINAQGRHVPIPQIYDNFTWSVGRHSITFGGMFKWIKNSSYSILDYNDLGIGIGGNLGGLTASFRPTNVQSSVTARSTYDNALVAALGRISNAALTFNYGIDGSALPQPSGSQREYQSYQTQVFASDSWKATPHLTLTYGLGYQYYSVPYEIHGFETAQNTLFFNDYIAQRVQQSQAGNTAADGLPFLTYQLGGAHNNGPALYHRDPLNFSPKVAFAWNPKFDEKTVFNGGAGVVYDRTVINAVQYQQDQYSYLFQQSLQDNFGTRDPLVSLTSDPRLDSLPTFTAPPTPRPPFTPFVDGGIPNGLIDGQFNQMIDPNLKTPYSIMANLGFQHEFPGSTILKVSWVGRFGRRLLAQADANQVIEFPDKASGQLLGDAMGNVTKQLRANADPRNLPAQGWFENQIPPGYGATQTYEDDNGVTHNYPNNTSWIADNLQTYIARGDFADTVQQLSPFLGNNVGMASQFAGNNVFTSKGFSTYNGLLVTVQKNLTQGLQFDANYTWSHSIDNTSLAGNQQAIGGYGFICDVLRPRLCRANSDFDTTHYINADATYSLPFGRGRTYGANMPWLLDEMVGGWDLSNIVSWHTGVAFSTVSSAFVAGYANNAPAIFTGDSSDIQRKVHKTQGGTLTLFADPQRAVGAFEGPIGFQIGPRNSLRGPQYFNLDTGLAKTFTLMPERGLKLKFRGDAFNILNHPNFAAPGNNSSYDDITLPSNFGQLTSMANSTGGRGSSARVVQISARFEF, encoded by the coding sequence ATGGGTCGTCTGAAGAATATTATTGCCCTGGTTATTTTCATCTGCCTGTCCTCCGCGCTTCATGCGCAGGCAACGGCAACGGTTACCGGAGTTGTTACGGATCCCTCCGGTTCGGTGATCCCCGACGCAACGGCGGTTCTGTCGAATCCATCAATGGGAACGGACTACACAACGACGACGAATACGGCGGGTTCTTACCGCTTTACCAGCATTCCTCCTGGACCGGGTTATACGCTGGTGATCTCGCGCAGCGGATTCAACTCCTTTAAGGTAGAGAACATTTATGTCAATGTCGCGAACGTTGTGAGCCGCAATGCGACGCTGACGCCCGGTACCCAGGTCGAGGTTTCGGTCAGCGCTGCGGGGCAGGGTGTGACTCTCAATACAGAGGACGCGACGCTCGGAAACAACCTTCAGGTTCAAAAATTGGATGAGCTTCCGATTCAGAACCGAACTTCTCCGGCGATCCTTTTTCGCTTGCAGCCGGGTACGACACTTACGGGCGAGGTAACGGGTGCTCGCTATGACCAGAACTATGTCTCGGTCGATACGCTGGATGTGAACGACCTGGCGACGGGACAGTTCGGAGCAATTACTGCCAATGCGCCTGTGGATTCGGTGCAGGAGTTCCGTGGCACGGTGGCCGGATCGACTGCCAATACCGGTCTGGGCGGCGGCGGCCAGTTTGTGCTGGTGACGCGTAGCGGAACCAATAACTGGCATGGCCAGGCAAACCTCTATCACCGAGATAACTCAACGACGGCGAATGACTGGTTCAATAACCTGGCCGGAATCCGAGCGCCGAAGCTGGTCCGCAATCAGTTCGGAGGATCGGTTGGCGGTCCGATTCTTCATGACAAGGCCTTCTTTTTCTTCGATTACACGGCGTCGCGGATTGCTGCGGGAGCGGCGACCGTTCGTAAAGTACCGCTGCCTTCGTATCGTTCCGGTCTTGTCTCGTATATCAATGACAACCCTAATTGCGATAAGAGCAGCCGTCAGAACACGACTCCCGGCTGCATCAGCCAATTGACTGCGGCACAGGTACGGAATGTCGATCCAGCGGGGATCGGCGAAAGCCCGGCGTTATTCAACCTGTATAACTCCCGCTATCCTGCGGTGAACGATGTTACCTACGGCGACGGTGTCAACACCGGAGGGTTCCGTTTCAATGCCCCGAACAGCGACAACCTGAACATCTTTGTCGGCAGGGTGGACTATAACCTGACGGACAAAATTCGGCTTTGGGGACGTGGTACGGTATCGCGCGAGAATGCAGTCAATGCGGTGCAGCAGTTCCCTGGCGATCCGGATGCGACAGATTTTATCGACCGCAGTTATGCCTATGTTGGTGGAATCGACTGGCAGGTCAGCTCGAACAAATTCAACCAGTTCACCTATGGTTCTACAGTGCAGGACTATAACTTTACCCAGCCGACGAACAAGTTGGGTATCGATCAGCTTAATTTTTCCACGGGTTCGATTACGTTTTTGGATAGGCCATACTCTAGTCCGATCAATGCTCAGGGACGTCATGTTCCGATCCCTCAGATCTATGACAATTTCACCTGGAGCGTGGGACGTCACTCAATTACGTTTGGTGGAATGTTCAAATGGATCAAGAACAGCAGCTATTCAATCCTTGATTACAATGATCTGGGAATCGGAATTGGCGGCAATCTTGGCGGTCTGACTGCATCATTCCGGCCAACGAATGTTCAGTCGAGTGTGACTGCGCGTTCGACTTATGACAACGCCCTGGTTGCGGCACTGGGACGTATAAGCAATGCAGCGCTGACCTTCAATTACGGCATTGACGGAAGTGCACTGCCGCAGCCAAGTGGATCGCAGCGCGAATATCAATCCTACCAGACCCAGGTCTTCGCGTCGGATAGCTGGAAGGCGACTCCACACCTGACCCTGACCTATGGCCTTGGTTATCAGTACTACTCGGTTCCTTACGAGATCCATGGATTCGAGACGGCACAAAACACTCTGTTCTTCAACGATTACATCGCTCAGCGTGTGCAGCAGAGCCAGGCCGGCAATACCGCGGCGGACGGGCTTCCCTTCCTGACCTACCAGCTGGGCGGCGCGCACAACAATGGCCCGGCGCTGTATCACCGTGACCCCCTGAACTTCTCACCCAAGGTTGCTTTTGCATGGAACCCGAAGTTCGACGAAAAGACGGTTTTCAACGGTGGAGCGGGTGTGGTCTATGACCGCACGGTGATCAATGCCGTTCAGTACCAGCAGGACCAGTACTCGTACCTTTTTCAGCAAAGTCTTCAGGACAATTTTGGTACGCGGGATCCTTTGGTTTCCCTTACTAGTGACCCCCGGCTGGATTCACTTCCGACGTTTACGGCGCCTCCAACTCCACGGCCGCCATTTACACCTTTTGTCGATGGCGGTATTCCAAATGGCCTGATCGATGGCCAATTCAACCAGATGATCGATCCGAATCTAAAAACGCCATATTCCATCATGGCCAATTTGGGATTCCAGCATGAATTCCCCGGATCGACGATCCTTAAGGTGAGCTGGGTGGGCCGGTTTGGCCGCAGGTTATTGGCGCAGGCCGATGCGAACCAGGTCATCGAATTTCCCGACAAGGCTTCTGGTCAATTGCTTGGCGATGCCATGGGGAATGTTACGAAGCAGCTTCGTGCAAACGCCGATCCTAGAAATCTTCCAGCACAGGGCTGGTTCGAAAACCAGATTCCTCCGGGATACGGAGCCACACAAACTTACGAAGACGACAACGGTGTGACCCACAACTATCCGAACAATACATCGTGGATTGCTGACAACCTTCAGACCTATATTGCCAGAGGTGATTTTGCGGACACAGTTCAGCAGCTCTCCCCTTTCCTCGGCAACAACGTGGGCATGGCCTCTCAGTTTGCCGGAAATAATGTATTTACCAGCAAAGGGTTTTCAACTTACAACGGACTTCTGGTTACGGTGCAGAAGAACCTGACGCAGGGCTTGCAGTTCGATGCGAACTACACATGGTCGCACTCGATCGACAATACCTCACTGGCCGGTAACCAGCAGGCGATTGGTGGTTATGGCTTTATCTGCGATGTGCTACGCCCGAGATTGTGCCGGGCCAACTCGGACTTCGACACCACGCACTACATCAATGCCGATGCGACCTATAGCCTTCCCTTCGGTCGCGGACGCACCTACGGCGCAAATATGCCGTGGCTTCTTGATGAGATGGTCGGTGGCTGGGACCTGAGTAACATCGTGAGCTGGCATACGGGCGTTGCGTTTTCCACGGTTTCGTCGGCGTTTGTCGCGGGGTATGCCAACAATGCTCCTGCGATCTTCACCGGAGACTCTTCGGATATCCAGCGCAAGGTACACAAAACCCAAGGAGGTACGTTGACGTTGTTTGCTGACCCGCAGCGCGCAGTCGGCGCCTTCGAAGGTCCGATTGGATTCCAGATCGGGCCTCGCAATTCTCTGCGTGGACCCCAGTACTTCAACCTGGATACAGGATTGGCCAAGACCTTTACGTTGATGCCGGAGAGGGGGTTGAAGCTGAAATTCCGTGGTGATGCGTTCAATATTCTGAATCACCCCAACTTTGCCGCTCCTGGCAATAACTCGTCTTATGACGACATTACGCTGCCAAGCAACTTTGGTCAGTTGACCTCGATGGCCAATTCGACAGGTGGCAGAGGATCAAGCGCACGCGTGGTACAGATTTCGGCCCGATTCGAGTTCTAG
- the rsfS gene encoding ribosome silencing factor gives MPSIETNQLLLTAAAAAEDKKAEDIRILALDPSESGLTDYFLICNGTNDRQNLAISDEIELRIKRDFGVYPNSVEGRRQAEWILMDYVDFIVHVFSPEKRAFYGLERLRKSATTLSADEINADLKAQITSTRKTAKKNAAKKATKAPASKVTKKTVAKSPAQKSSTKKTTAKKNAKKAAKK, from the coding sequence ATGCCTTCCATCGAAACCAATCAACTGCTGCTCACCGCTGCAGCCGCTGCTGAAGATAAAAAAGCTGAAGATATCCGCATCCTTGCCCTCGACCCTTCTGAGAGCGGACTGACGGATTACTTCCTGATCTGCAACGGAACCAACGACCGCCAGAATCTCGCCATCTCTGACGAGATTGAGCTGCGAATCAAGCGCGACTTCGGCGTCTATCCCAACTCCGTCGAAGGCCGCCGCCAGGCCGAGTGGATCCTGATGGACTACGTTGACTTCATCGTCCACGTCTTTTCACCCGAGAAACGTGCTTTCTATGGCCTCGAGCGCCTGCGCAAATCCGCCACTACGCTCTCGGCCGATGAAATCAATGCCGATCTGAAAGCCCAGATCACCAGCACTCGCAAAACCGCGAAGAAAAACGCCGCAAAGAAAGCCACCAAGGCCCCGGCAAGTAAAGTAACAAAGAAAACAGTCGCAAAATCTCCTGCCCAAAAATCCTCGACGAAGAAGACCACTGCGAAGAAAAACGCGAAGAAAGCCGCAAAGAAGTAA
- the nadD gene encoding nicotinate-nucleotide adenylyltransferase: MRVALFGGTFDPPHLGHLAIAKAAADAFQLDSVLFAPAGLQPLKTDHHTSPFKDRLEMVRLACKIDHRFHASLSDAPQPDGTPNYTVETLATLRQQMPHATLFNLVGADSFLTLRQWREPDRLLTLADWIVVSRPGSSLDDLSSLHLTPEQHSHVHLLTTVHEDISATQLRQYLAVGDPCRNLLPPEVEQYIRQHGLYQGSQ; this comes from the coding sequence ATGCGCGTAGCTCTCTTTGGCGGAACCTTCGATCCCCCACACCTGGGACATCTCGCCATCGCGAAAGCTGCCGCCGACGCATTCCAGCTGGACTCCGTGCTCTTCGCCCCCGCTGGACTTCAGCCGCTCAAGACCGATCACCACACCTCTCCCTTCAAGGACCGTCTGGAGATGGTTCGCCTCGCCTGCAAGATCGACCATCGCTTCCATGCCTCGCTGTCCGATGCTCCTCAACCCGACGGAACGCCGAACTACACGGTCGAAACCCTCGCCACACTTCGGCAGCAGATGCCCCATGCCACCCTTTTCAACCTGGTCGGCGCCGATAGCTTCCTCACCCTGCGACAGTGGCGTGAGCCAGACCGGTTGCTTACTCTGGCCGACTGGATCGTCGTCAGCCGCCCCGGTTCATCTCTGGATGACCTCTCGAGCCTGCACCTTACCCCGGAGCAGCACAGCCACGTTCACCTCCTCACCACCGTGCACGAAGATATCTCGGCGACCCAACTGCGCCAATACCTTGCAGTCGGCGATCCCTGCCGGAACCTGCTTCCACCAGAAGTCGAGCAATATATTCGCCAGCATGGTCTTTACCAGGGCTCCCAATAA
- a CDS encoding TonB-dependent receptor — protein MRKLAFCFFALLLFPRIPLLAQTVDTSILGSVIDPQGSVIPEATVVIHSDATGQTQTVKTTGDGQYRVQYLVPGIYTVTVNAAGFAQSVRSGIQLALSQQVRLDVSMSLSGTQQTVDVNTTQPLLQSENATLGTTVDTNRTVNLPLNGRKFNDLAVLTPGVRISNPDNHSSSTAGSTIASNSGRGDWGAVQVDGIVMTNTRSAYVNNYPSVDAIEEFRVQTGNFSAEYGFSAGTNINVQLKSGTNQFHGSAFEFIRNDAVDARNYFRVAPAKKNVLKQNQFGATLGGPIYRNKTFFFFSYEGLRSIAEVPSLANVLTPAQRNGDFSSYGGTLKNPYVPNATYANNQIPVDPVSKSIIDQYMPLPNGSFSGGYNYSGASIGNQSNNQYIGRLDHRFSDKDSIFIHYIYSKRNFPNTGVNPNFRYTGTYPMHNAALQYIHVFSPRLVNEVRVGANLENVKQLSVRTGTGFTIESLGINGFLIGGPAGRPLKPNEEGFPLLNISGFLGMGDGLAASNLDYSRTYMLADNVTFTKGKHTLLFGTDIRKVAGNATTNNTPFGQQSFTGDITNYAPADFMLGVPRTSVTPEGVPITAARQWRTAEYFQDNWRLTDKLTLNLGARYEIYAPPVDTNNVTRTLDFSQNPPVLTPAPGQRLNNIWSISYKDIAPRLGFAYSATPATVIRGGYGITYYAGQFDNINILQLNPPTAGSLTITNPKGEYVKGIWDAPVATIQTPVPAALYPEDPFFNVVTIPADRHRPDAMVQTWNLTVEQQFGHTVVLDTSYVGTKGSNLDTSTHYWNSPPPGDGPIQDRRPYPTFARIRMLDFSGSSNYNALQEHLEWRVNPRSNITASYVWSHMFDNQGASTNAGGCTCQDVRNPHEWASGSNDQRHNFVLAYVYRLPDFAKSKLAGYGVNGWTLNGLVSLASGTPINVTQNKDDQNVDNPWQRPSIVPGVNPYMTNKSAINGWFNKNAFVSSGRAFGTTPRNYLRGTGTKTVNLSVMKNFAMPYAESHNLQVRFEAFNALNTPQFSNPNASFGNSNFGQISSTKINNRELQLAVKYLF, from the coding sequence ATGCGCAAGCTAGCATTCTGTTTCTTCGCACTCCTTCTATTTCCGAGAATTCCCCTCTTAGCCCAAACTGTTGACACCTCTATTCTCGGCTCTGTGATCGACCCGCAGGGCTCCGTCATTCCAGAAGCCACGGTTGTCATTCATTCCGATGCAACCGGCCAGACCCAGACCGTCAAAACCACCGGCGATGGACAGTACCGAGTGCAATATCTTGTGCCCGGTATCTACACCGTCACCGTCAACGCAGCAGGTTTCGCACAGTCTGTGCGTAGCGGAATCCAGCTTGCCCTCTCGCAGCAAGTCCGCTTGGATGTATCCATGTCTCTGAGTGGCACCCAACAGACCGTCGACGTCAATACAACTCAACCTCTCCTGCAAAGCGAAAATGCCACACTGGGAACCACTGTTGATACCAATCGCACTGTGAACCTTCCACTCAATGGCCGCAAGTTCAACGATCTGGCGGTGCTCACGCCTGGGGTCCGCATTTCGAATCCCGACAATCACTCCTCTTCGACTGCCGGATCGACTATCGCCTCCAACAGCGGACGCGGCGACTGGGGTGCAGTCCAGGTAGACGGCATCGTGATGACGAACACGCGCTCCGCTTACGTCAACAACTATCCCTCCGTCGACGCCATCGAAGAGTTTCGCGTTCAGACGGGAAACTTTTCAGCGGAATATGGTTTTTCCGCAGGCACCAACATCAACGTGCAACTTAAGAGCGGGACCAACCAGTTCCACGGCTCGGCCTTCGAATTCATTCGCAACGATGCGGTCGATGCTCGTAACTACTTCCGCGTGGCTCCAGCCAAGAAGAATGTACTCAAGCAGAATCAGTTCGGCGCAACGCTCGGTGGTCCGATCTATCGCAACAAGACCTTCTTCTTCTTCAGCTATGAGGGACTGCGGTCGATCGCCGAGGTCCCTTCGCTTGCCAATGTACTGACTCCCGCCCAACGCAACGGCGACTTTTCCAGCTACGGCGGAACTCTCAAAAATCCATATGTTCCAAATGCGACGTACGCCAATAACCAGATCCCGGTAGATCCCGTCTCGAAGAGCATCATCGACCAGTACATGCCACTGCCAAACGGCTCGTTTTCCGGCGGATACAACTACTCCGGCGCAAGCATCGGCAATCAGTCCAACAACCAGTACATCGGACGACTCGATCACAGGTTCAGCGACAAGGACTCCATCTTTATCCACTACATCTACAGCAAACGGAACTTCCCAAACACGGGCGTGAACCCGAACTTCCGTTACACGGGGACATATCCGATGCACAACGCTGCGCTGCAATACATTCACGTCTTCTCGCCGCGCCTGGTCAACGAGGTAAGGGTGGGAGCGAATCTCGAAAACGTGAAGCAGTTGAGCGTGCGAACAGGTACGGGCTTCACCATCGAGTCTCTGGGAATCAATGGATTCCTCATAGGCGGACCGGCAGGACGTCCTCTAAAGCCAAACGAAGAAGGTTTCCCTTTGCTCAACATCTCAGGATTTCTGGGCATGGGCGACGGGCTTGCGGCATCAAATCTCGACTATAGCCGGACCTATATGTTGGCCGATAACGTAACGTTCACCAAAGGCAAGCACACGCTGCTCTTCGGTACCGACATCCGCAAGGTGGCGGGCAACGCAACCACCAACAATACTCCCTTCGGTCAGCAGAGCTTTACCGGCGACATTACCAACTACGCTCCAGCAGATTTCATGCTCGGCGTACCACGGACATCCGTCACCCCCGAAGGAGTGCCAATCACCGCTGCCCGCCAATGGAGAACGGCGGAGTACTTCCAGGACAATTGGCGTCTGACCGACAAGCTCACCCTCAACCTCGGCGCGCGTTACGAAATCTACGCTCCTCCTGTCGATACCAACAACGTAACGCGCACACTCGACTTCAGCCAGAACCCACCAGTGCTGACACCTGCACCAGGGCAGAGGCTGAACAATATCTGGAGCATCAGCTATAAGGACATTGCTCCGCGATTGGGCTTCGCTTACAGCGCAACCCCAGCAACGGTAATTCGCGGAGGCTATGGAATCACCTACTACGCCGGTCAGTTCGATAACATCAACATCCTGCAATTGAACCCACCAACCGCAGGAAGCCTCACCATCACCAATCCGAAGGGGGAGTACGTGAAAGGCATCTGGGACGCGCCCGTAGCGACGATTCAGACACCAGTCCCGGCAGCGCTGTATCCAGAAGACCCGTTCTTCAACGTGGTAACGATTCCAGCCGACCGTCATCGCCCGGATGCAATGGTGCAGACGTGGAACCTTACCGTGGAGCAGCAATTCGGCCACACGGTGGTTCTGGACACCTCGTATGTAGGAACAAAGGGTTCAAACCTGGATACCAGCACGCACTACTGGAACTCGCCGCCTCCAGGCGATGGGCCTATCCAAGACAGGCGTCCGTATCCTACCTTCGCTCGTATCCGAATGCTCGACTTCAGTGGTTCGTCGAACTACAACGCACTGCAAGAGCACCTGGAATGGCGCGTCAATCCTCGCTCAAACATCACTGCGTCGTATGTGTGGTCACACATGTTCGACAACCAGGGAGCATCGACCAATGCAGGTGGCTGCACCTGCCAGGACGTTCGCAACCCGCACGAGTGGGCCTCGGGAAGCAACGACCAGCGACACAACTTCGTGCTTGCCTATGTCTATCGCCTGCCCGATTTCGCGAAGAGCAAGCTGGCAGGATATGGCGTAAACGGGTGGACGCTGAACGGGCTCGTCAGCCTTGCAAGCGGAACCCCGATCAACGTGACGCAGAATAAAGATGACCAGAACGTCGATAATCCATGGCAGCGGCCAAGCATCGTACCGGGAGTCAATCCATACATGACCAACAAATCCGCCATCAACGGATGGTTCAACAAAAATGCGTTCGTCTCCAGCGGGCGGGCCTTCGGAACAACGCCGAGGAACTACCTGCGCGGCACCGGCACGAAGACGGTCAATCTCTCCGTGATGAAAAACTTCGCCATGCCCTACGCTGAGTCCCACAACCTGCAGGTGCGCTTCGAGGCGTTCAATGCTCTGAACACACCGCAGTTCTCCAATCCAAACGCGTCCTTTGGTAATTCAAACTTCGGACAGATCTCCTCAACAAAGATTAACAATCGCGAACTCCAGCTTGCAGTGAAGTACCTGTTCTAG